One Oryza sativa Japonica Group chromosome 8, ASM3414082v1 DNA window includes the following coding sequences:
- the LOC4345110 gene encoding alkane hydroxylase MAH1, protein MHLIISSIHTYTIMALSLTPSLQDLVSSLMILLVLLYISYWRSKYQSLFPVDWPIVGLLPTLVANLHRLHDKITEYLAASGHSFTGNGPAASNMRLFVTCDPDNVRHIFTTNHDNYPKGHEFAEIFDIMAGAFFTMDGDLYRRQRAKTHSILSDPRMVASMASSCVDKVRDGLLPLLTSMASTRTPFELQDLATRLMFDVTAMTVFGVDPGRLSPDMPSMHVSAAMDTIMEVGLFRHTVPPSCWKAMRRLKIGPERKLAAAHAALHVFVSEMMEKARKQEAAPSSMSMDVLSSYINDPDYVGLLHSILITYMVAGRDTVGTTLPWFFYNLAMNPRVVSGIREELAHNIATSTCNGDGVPVMFSPEDTKSLVYLHAALFETLRLYPPGWIERKTVVADDVMPSGHEVRAGDAVLISIYSMGRMESLWGEDCRVYRPERWLYDSRGGRKMRHVPSHKFLSFNSGPRMCPGKNIAVMQMKIIAAAVVWNFDLEVVEGQAVVPKLSCLLQMKNGVMVKVKKRAV, encoded by the coding sequence ATGCACCTAATTATTAGTAGCATACACACATATACCATAATGGCACTGTCACTGACGCCCTCCCTGCAAGATCTCGTATCATCACTGATGATACTCCTTGTTCTCTTGTACATATCGTACTGGAGATCAAAGTATCAGTCCTTGTTCCCAGTGGACTGGCCGATAGTAGGATTGCTCCCTACCCTCGTCGCCAACCTGCACCGCTTGCATGACAAAATCACCGAAtacctcgccgcctccggccatAGCTTCACGGGGAACGGCCCGGCGGCGAGCAACATGCGACTGTTCGTCACATGTGACCCTGACAATGTCCGGCACATCTTCACCACCAACCATGACAACTACCCCAAGGGCCACGAGTTCGCCGAGATCTTCGACATCATGGCCGGCGCCTTCTTCACCATGGACGGCGATCTCTACCGCCGGCAGCGTGCCAAGACCCATAGCATCCTCAGCGACCCGAGGATGGTTGCCTCGATGGCGTCGAGCTGTGTCGACAAGGTTCGGGATGGTCTCCTCCCGTTATTGACATCCATGGCGAGCACCCGGACACCGTTCGAGTTGCAGGATCTGGCCACGAGGCTCATGTTCGACGTGACGGCCATGACGGTGTTCGGCGTGGACCCTGGCCGCCTGTCCCCGGACATGCCGTCGATGCATGTCTCGGCTGCGATGGACACGATCATGGAGGTGGGGCTGTTCCGGCACACCGTGCCGCCGTCCTGCTGGAAGGCGATGAGACGGCTCAAGATTGGACCCGAGAGGAAGCTCGCCGCGGCGCACGCGGCGCTGCACGTCTTCGTCTCCGAGATGATGGAGAAGGCGAGGAAGCAAGAGGCAGCGCCATCCTCCATGTCCATGGACGTTCTCTCCTCCTACATCAACGACCCGGACTACGTCGGCCTCCTGCACTCCATCCTCATCACCTACATGGTCGCCGGGCGCGACACGGTGGGCACCACCTTGCCGTGGTTCTTCTATAACCTCGCCATGAACCCGCGCGTCGTGTCCGGCATCCGCGAAGAACTGGCACACAATATTGCAACAAGCACCTGCAATGGCGATGGCGTGCCGGTGATGTTCTCACCGGAGGACACGAAATCCCTCGTCTACCTGCACGCCGCGCTGTTCGAGACGCTCAGGCTGTACCCGCCGGGGTGGATCGAGCGGAAGACGGTGGTCGCCGACGACGTGATGCCGAGCGGGCACGAGGTACGTGCCGGCGACGCCGTGCTCATCTCGATCTACTCCATGGGCAGGATGGAGAGCCTGTGGGGGGAGGACTGCCGGGTGTACCGGCCGGAGAGGTGGCTGTACGACTCCCGCGGCGGCCGGAAAATGCGACACGTGCCGTCGCACAAGTTCCTGTCGTTCAACTCCGGGCCGAGGATGTGCCCCGGCAAGAACATCGCCGTGATGCAGATGAagatcatcgccgccgccgtggtgtgGAACTTCGACTTGGAGGTGGTGGAAGGGCAGGCCGTGGTGCCGAAGCTGTCGTGCCTTCTGCAGATGAAGAACGGGGTCATGGTGAAGGTGAAGAAGCGTGCTGTGTAA